Genomic DNA from Candidatus Krumholzibacteriia bacterium:
GGCGCCCCGGCGGAGTGGCTGGATGCCGCGCGCGTGGGCGAGTTTGCCGCCGGGGGTTTCGTTGAAATGCGCGACGGGCGGGTGTTCAGCACCGAGCGCGGTTTCCTGATCCTGAATGACCTGGTGCTCCGTCTTGCGGAGCCCGCAGCCACAAACGAACCGACATGTTGATCGAGAAGGATCGCGAAATACTCCGCACCATCATCGAGGTGTACGTCAGCGAGGGCGACCCCGTCAGCTCGCGGCGCGTGCGCGATGCGGGGCGCTTTGCCATGAGCACCGCCACCATCCGCAACCGCATGGCGGTACTGGAGCGCGAAGGGTTGATCGCCAAGGCGCACGTGTCCTCCGGGCGCATCCCCACCGACGAGGGCTATCGCCTCCACGTCGACGAACTGCAAGCCGAGCGCACCCTCGCGGCGGGTGAGGCGCTTCCCGCGGTACGGGAGGAACTGCGTGCCGAGGGCGACAACATCAGCGCGCTCATGCTGCACACCTCGCAAATGCTGGGTGCGATGTCGCGCAACGTGGCCCTGGTCTACGGCGCCGTGGTGCAGGAGTGCCGCGTGGGCGGGGTGCGCTTGTTCCAACTCAACGGCGGGCGTCTGCTGGTGGTGGTGCGGCTGGTGCCGGACTACGAGCGCACGGTGGCCCTGCGCCTGGGCCGCGAGCCGTCGCCCGAGACCGTGTCGGCCGTGGAGGGGCTGCTCAACCGCCTGGTGGGCGGGATGAGCCTGGACGGCGCCCGCGCCGCACTGGGCGAGCTGGTGCGCGACAATGTCACCGACGAGGGGATCGTTGTGCGCGAGATCACGTCGCGGCGCGAAGAAATTTTTTCCGGGCCGCCGGCGGTTGAGATGTGTTTCGAGGCGCGCGGGCGCATGCTCGACCAGCCCGAGCTCTCCGATCCGCGAACCCTGCATCTCCTGTTACGAATCTTGCACAACCGCGACTATTTGACTTCGATTCTCGCCAGCCGCCCCCTCGACCGGACCCAGGTGACCATCGGGGTCGAGCACGGGGATGAGTCCCTGAGGCCGTTCAGCCTCGTTACGGCCGGATATCGCATGGGCGCGGCGCGGGGGGTTGTTGGTCTCATGGGGCCGACGAGGATGCGATACGACCATGCGATTTCGCTGGTCGGATCCGTATCACGAGAACTGCGCGCCATCGGCGAAGAGTTCTTTCAGTAGGCAACTGTTTCCCGAACCGGGGAGTTCTGATGGACGAGAAGGAACGGCAGAATCAGACCCAGATCGACGCCGCCTCGGACGACGACGAAGATCGTGAGCCCCCGGTGTACGACCTCGACGTCGAGCCCGACGACGACGGCGACGACGCGTTCGCCCCGGATGACACGGACGACGAGGCCGAAGCGCGATCGGGGGCCGGAGGAGATGCCGGCGCCGCGCGCGCGAGCCGCCGCGTGTCGCGCAAGGAGATCCTGGATCGATTCCAGGAGAAGAACGAGGTCATCGCAAGACTGACCCGCGATAAGAACCGCCTCGAAAAGGAGGCGGCAGATCTTGCCGAGCAGGCCAGGGACCACAAGGACCGCTGGCTGCGTACGGCCGCCGAGTTTGAAAACTACCGCAAGCGTTCCGCCAGGGAATGGGAATTGCTTAAGCAGCAATCAAAGTCCGAAGTCATCCTCGAGGTGCTCAATTCGCTGGACGACTTCGAGCGGGCGTTTGCAGTGGTGGCGGGGGCCGAAGAGAGCGAGTTTGTTCAGGGTATTCGGTTGATTTATAACAACTTGCTCTCAGGCCTGCAAAAACTCGGGGTAACCGAGCTCGAAGCCCTCCACCAACCCTTCGACCCGAACGTCCACATGGCGGTCGGGCAGATCCAGACCGACGAGGCTCCATCCGGCCACGTCGCCGAGGTCCTCGAGAAGGGTTACTCCCTCAACGGAGTCCTCATTCGTCCCGCCCGGGTCATCGTTGCAAAGTAGCAGCGGGACTCATTGAGATTTCGAGTTTTGCACGGCGCGCCGTGCGGCGTCTCCCATGCTGGAATGCCGCACCGGCGCGACCCGTGCGGGGTTGGATATCACGCGCGCAAGGAGCCGGAGATGTCGAAGGTAATCGGGATCGATCTCGGAACCACGAACTCGTGCATCGCCTACATCGAGGATGCCAGTCCGTCCGTCGTGACCACGCCCGAAGGGCTGCGCACGACGCCATCGGTGGTGGCATTCGCCAAGAACGGCGAGCGGCTGGTGGGACACATCGCCAAGCGGCAGGCGATCACCAATCCCACCCAGACCATCTACTCGGTAAAGCGTTTCATGGGCGCGCGCCTCGACGAAGTCAAGGAAGAGGCGGGCCGCGTATCCTATCAGGTGCAGGCGGGCAAGAACGGTGAGGTGCTGCTCAACGTCAAGGGGCAGACCTTCCGTCCGGAAGAGATAGCCGCCATGATCCTGCAGACCCTGAAGACCACGGCGGAGGAATTCCTGGGCGAGACGGTGGAAAAGGCCGTCATTACCGTGCCCGCGTACTTCAACGACGCGCAGCGCCAGGCCACCAAGGATGCGGGTCGCATCGCCGGCCTCGACGTCCTGCGCATCATCAACGAGCCCACCGCGGCGGCGCTCGCCTACGGCCTCGACAAGGAAAGGAACAACGGCGTTGTGGCCGTGTACGACCTTGGCGGCGGCACGTTCGATATTTCGATCCTCGAGCTGAGCGACGGCGTCTTCCAGGTCAAGTCGACCTCCGGCGATACCCACCTGGGCGGCGACGACTTCGACCGCGTCATCATGGACTGGGTGTGCGAGGAGTTCGAGTCCCAGAGCGGCGTGGACATCCGTCAGGACAAGATGGCCATGCAGCGCGTGCGCGACGCGTCCGAGAAGGCCAAGATCGAGCTGTCGACTACGCTGGAGACCACCATCAACCTGCCGTTCCTGGCCGCGGACGACGGCGGTCCCAAGCATCTCGAACTGCAGTTGACGCGCGCCAAGCTCGAGAACCTCGTGGAGCCGCTGATCCGCAAGACCATCGACCCGTGCCGCCAGGCACTGCACGACGCGGGCATCAGCACCACGCAGATCCAGAAGGTAATCGTGGTGGGCGGCATGACGCGCATGCCGGCGGTTCGTGAATCGGTGAAGAAGTTCTTCAATCAGGACCCGCAGAAGGGCGTCGACCCGGACGAAGTGGTTGCCAAGGGCGCGGCCATCCAGGGCGGCGTGCTCACCGGCCAGGTGGAAGAGGTTATCCTGCTCGACGTGACCCCGCTGTCGCTCGGCATCGAGACACTGGGCGGCGTGATGACCCGGCTCATCCAGAGGAACACCACCGTGCCGACGCGCAAGACACAGATCTTCTCCACGGCATCCGACAACCAACCCGCGGTGAGCGTGCACGTGCTGCAGGGTGAGCGCGAGTTGTCCAAGGACAACCGCACGCTGGGCCGCTTCGACCTGGTGGGGATTCCGCCGGCGCCGCGCGGCGTGCCGCAGGTGGAGGTCACCTTCGACATCGACGCCAACGGCATCGTCAAGGTGTCGGCCAAGGATCTGGGCACCGGCCGCCAGCAGGAAATCGCCATCAAGGTGGCGAGCGGACTCTCCGAGAAGGAGATCCAGAAAATGGTGGAGGACGCCGAGAAGCACGCGGAAGAAGACCAGGTCAAACGCAAGGTGCAGGAGGTCGTCAATCAGGCCGACATTCTGCTGTACTCCACCGAGGCGACGCTCAAGGACTACGCCGAGCGCTTCTCCTCGCAGGACCTCGAGCAGATCAAGTCCGCCATGGTCGACGTCCGGGTGGTGCGCAATGCAGACGAACGGGACCTGGAAGCCATCCGCCAGGCCACGGCCAATCTGCAGACGATCATGCACCGCTTTGCCGAACTCATGTACAGCGCCCCGGAGGGCGGCGGCAGCGTCGAATAGACCGGAAGTTTCTTGAGTCGCCCTGCGGCCGCGGTAACGAACCCGGCGGCGGGACGAAGCCAGCGCACGCGCCCGGGCCTTCCCGGGCGCGTGTGCGTTTGGTTGTGGCCGTGAAATTGTCCCTGACGCGATGGTTGACCGTGGGCTATATTCCCCCGCGATGAGCAAGCGAGACTACTACGAGGTTCTGGGCGTCCAGCGCGGGGCGAGCAAGGACGAGATCAAGAAGGCGTACCGCAAGCTCGCATTCCAGTACCACCCCGACAAGAACCCCGGCAACAAAGAGGCGGAGGACAAGTTCAAGGAAGCCACCGAGGCCTACGAGGTCCTCAGCGACGAAGAGCGCCGCCGCATCTACGACCAGGTGGGCCATGCGGGCATGGGCCGCGGTGCGGGTGCGGGCAGCCCGTTCGGGGGCGGATTCGGCGGGGGTTTCGAGGGCTTCGATCTCTCCGACGCGCTGCGCGCGTTCATGCGCGAGTTCGGCGGCTTCGAGGGCGGCTTCGGCGGCGCGGCCGGTGGTGGCGCCACACGCTCCCGCAAAGGCCGGGATCTGCAGGTGCGTGTGCACCTGAGTCTGGAGGAGATTGCGAAGGGCGTCGAGAAGCAGATCCGGGTGACGCGGCTGGTGGACTGCGAGACCTGCCATGGCAGCGGCGCAAAGGACGGCTCGACGCCGGCCACCTGCCAGACGTGTTCGGGCACCGGGCAGATCAAGCAGGTCCAGCGCACCATCCTGGGACAGTTCATCAATGTGGTGGAGTGCAGCGCGTGCGACGGCGAGGGCACCATCATCCGGGACCGCTGCCACGACTGCAACGGCACCGGTACCGTTCGCGGGTCGGAGACGGTGAAGGTCAAGATTCCCCCCGGCGTGGTGAGCGGCAACTACATCACCGTACGCGGACACGGCGACGCAGCCGGGCGCGGTGGCCGTAACGGCGACCTCTATGTGGTGATCGAAGAGGAAGAGGACGGTCGTTTCGTGCGCCACGACAACGACGTGCTGATCGACATCCCCCTGACCTACACCCAGCTCACCCTGGGGACCAAACTCGAGGTGCCCACGCTGGAGGGCAAGGTGCTGCTGCGGGTCCCCGCGGGCACACCATCGCACAAGATCCTGCGGCTCAAGGGCAAGGGCATTCCGAGGCTCAACGGACACGGGCGCGGCGACCAGCTGGTGCGCGTGATCGCCTGGGTGCCGAACAAGGTTTCGAAGAAGGAAGAGGAAATCCTCAAGGAACTCGAGAAGGCCCTCTCCGATCGGGCCCCGCGAGTCGACTGACCGAAGCTCCACCCGGTGCCCGTGCGGCCGGGCGTGCGCGGAATGGGCCCCATGAGTGCACACACGTTTTCTTTCTACCTGCCGGGAATGACAGCGGACGACACCCGGGTGAGCATCGCTGGCGACGAGCACACGCATCTCAAGCGCGTACTGCGCGTTCGCAGCGGGGAGACCATCCGCGTCACCAACGGCAGGGGACTCATGGTGATCGCCACGGTCGATGAGGTGCAGGATCGCGCCACCCTGGCGCGTGTCACCGCCGTCGAGTCCGACGCTCCGCCCGGGCGCCGCCTGGCGTTGGCGCTTCCGCTCCTGCAGCGCGCGCACTTCGATGCGGCGGTTGCGCAGTGCGTGGAGGTGGGTGTCACCGAATTCGTGCCGGTTCATGCGGAGAGGTGCCACGTGCGGGTGTGGACGCCCGCGCTGGCGAAGCGGGTGGCGCGCGTGGCGGTGTCGGCGATGAAGCAGTCCGGGCGCGACTGGTTGCCACCCGTGCGGCCCGCGCTGGATGTCGAACGGCTCGTGGCCACGTTCGACGGATACCAATCCGTGGTGCTGGCCGATGCCGGCGGGGAACCCCTGGCGCCGGGAGCCGTGCGCGGCCACACGCTCGCCATCGTGGGGCCCGAGGCCGGTTTCTCGGAGCGCGAGACCGACCGCCTGCTTGCCGGCGGTGCCCGGCGGGTGGCGCTGTCGCGCCAGCGGCTGCGGGCCGAAACCGCGGCCACCGTGCTGGTTTCGCTTCTATCCCTGCCGGGCTGACCGGCGGCGCGGGACACCGCCGCGTGCGGGGGAAATTGACACCCGGCAGCCTATCTCCTACACTGCGAAGAGGTTAACATGATCACCCAGAAACTGACCGAAGACATGAAAGTGGCTATGAAGGCCGGCGACAAGCTTCGCCTGAGCGTGGTTCGCATGCTCCTCTCCGAACTCAAGAACGAGCGCATCGCCCAGGGCGAGGACCTCGACGAGGCGTCCGAGCGCAAGGTGCTCACCGGCTATGCCAAGAAGCGCCGCGAGGCCATGGAGGCCGCCCGCGCGGGCGGGCGCGAGGAAGTCGCCGCGCGCGAACAGCAGGAGCTGGACATCACCATGGCCTACCTGCCCCCTCAACTGAGTGAGGCGGACCTGCGCGTTGTGGTGCGCAAGCACATCGAGACCGCGGGCGCCACGGGCCCGCAGGCCTTTGGCGTGGTCATGAAGTCGGTGATGGCGGAGGTCGGCGGGCAGGCGGACGGCAAGGTGGTTTCCGCGCTGGTGCGGGAGTTGATGGGCTGAGGCGGATGTCGGACGTTACCGTCGTGAACGTCGTGCTGCTGGGGATGCTTGCCATCGGTATGATCACCGGCGCAATCAAGGGGTTCACGCGGCAGGTGATCGAACTGGTCGGCCTGGTGGTGTCGTTCTTCGTCGCCGCCGTCATCGCGAGCTGGCTTGCATCGCAGATCGCGGAGTTCACATCCATTCCGCACACGCCGTCGCTCGTGATCGCGTTCATCGCCGTGTTCGTGGGTGGGATGGTTGCCTTTCACTTTGTGGCCATCTCCGCCCAGCGCATGATGCACATGACGCTGCTGGGTATCATCGACCGCTTCGCCGGCGCCGCCCTGGGCCTGGTGGCCGCGGTGCTGGTGACGAGTGTCGTCACCACCGTGCTCCTCGAACTGCCCATTCCCGACGACCTGCGTTCCGGACTCGAAGACTCGTCGGTGTGCGCGTTCGTGCAACCCGTTGCGGGCTGGCTCTTCGAGGCCGTCTTTCCGCAGGAAAGCGGACATATCGCGGCTGGAATCGCGATGCGCGCCGCCGCGTCTCCCGTCTGACGGGCGCATTCCCTGACTCACAATGTTCGCGGGCACTCCGCCCGCGCAGGATCCGCATGACCGTTCAGTCACCGCCCTTCGACCATGCCGCCCGGGTACTCGGGCTCCACGACGTGTTCGCGCTGGTCGCATCCGCGTGCGTGAACGCCGGCGCGCGCGCTGCCGTCACCGGCCTGCGCGCCACCAACGACGCCGATGCGATCCGCACGTCGCTGGGCGAGATCGACGAGTACCGGCGCATGCGCGAAGACGCCGGCGACATCGCCATCCCCGACACGTCCTATCGCGGGGCGGTGGCGGAGATCGCCGGGGGCGCCCGCGGCAGCGGCGAAGCGTTGCGGCGCATCGGTGAGGGCGAGCGGGCCATTGCACAGCTGCGACGCGCGGTGGCGGCCGCGGGGGAGTCGTTTCCGGCGCTGGCCGCGATCGCCGCCGGCGCGACACCCAACGAGACGCTGGTAGCGGAGATCGACCGCGCGCTCGATGCCGAGGGAGAGGTGCGCGACGACGCAACCCCCGCCCTCAAGGCCATCCGCCGCGACATCCGTGCGGCACGCAACAGCCTGCGCGAACGCGCGGAGCGCATGCTGGGCGAGATCGGCACGGAAGCGCATGCCACCGTCATGGGCACGCGTCACGTGCTGGTGGTGCCGCGCGGCCGCGTCAAACGCGGCTCGGGGCTGGTGCACGGCGCCTCGCAGACCGGGGGATCGTTGTACTTCGAACCCATGGCGCTGCTGGATCTCAACAACGAACTCGAAACGCGTCTCGCCGACGAACACGAAGAGATCGACCGCATCCTACGCGCGTTGAGCGATCGCGTGCGCCAGGCGGCACCGGCCATCACCGCCAACGCGGACGTGGTGGAACGGCTGGACGCGTTACGCGCCAAGGCGGCGTTCGCGGCGCGTTTTGGCTGCATCACCCCCGACATCTCCGGCGGTGACACCCCGCGCCTGCACCTGGTGCGCGCGCGGCACCCACTGCTCACGCTCGCCCTGAACCGGGCCGGTTCGCTGGCGTCGCAGGTGCCGCTGGATCTCACCCTGGAGGGCGGGCAGCGCCTCATGGTGATCACCGGTCCCAACGCGGGCGGCAAGACGGTGGCGCTCAAGACGGTGGGGCTGCTGGTGCTGATGCTGCAGTGCGGCCTGCCGGTTCCGTGCGCGCATGGCAGTGAACTGCCGTTGTTCGAGCGCGTGCTGGTGGACATCGGCGACGAGCAGTCCCTGGAGTCGTCGCTTTCCACCTTCACGTCGCACCTCTCCCACCTGACGCGCATGACGCGGCTGGCCAATCCGCGCGTGTTGTGTCTGGTGGATGAAATCGGGGACGGCACCGATCCCGACGAGGGGGCCGCCATCGCCATCGCAACGCTGGAGCGCCTGCTCGCCTCGCGGGCCGCGGTAATCGCGACGACCCACTACGGGCGCATCAAGACGTTCGCGCTGGAGACCGCCGGCGTGGCCAACGCATCCATGGCCTTCGCGGAGGAGACGGCGCAACCGCTGTTTCGTCTATTGCAGGGAATCGCCGGGCGCAGCCGCGGCATCGACACCGCGCGGCGCACCGGCTTCGACGCGGAACTGGTGGGGCGCGCCGAGGCGATTCTGGGCGGCGACGCGTTCCGCCTGGAGTCCGCACTGGCGCGGCTGGAGAAGAGTTACGCGGCGATGGAGCGAGAACGCGAGGCGCTGGAAACGGAGCGCCGCGAACTCGAGAAGCTGACGGCATCGGCGCAGGAAAAGGAGCAGGCGTTCTCCCTCACCAGGAAGGAGGCTTCGCGCAAGGCGGCGCGCGAGGCGGAGGAGATGCTGGCGCAGACGCGCCGCGAGATCGAGGACATCGTGCGGCAGTTGCGTGAGCGCGCGGCGGACAAGGCGACCATCCGCGAGAGCCGCCAGCGCGTGGAACGATTGATGGGCGACGTGCGCGCGCGCGCGCGCGACAGCGAACCGGCGGCAGACGCGCTGGCGTCGGTGGCGGTGGGGGACCGCGTGTCGCTCAGCCCGGGTGGCAAGCCCGCGGGCGTGGTGGTGGAGGTGGTGCGCAAGAGCGCGGTGGTGGACATTGGCGGCAAGCGCATCCGCGCGCGCATCGGGAAGATCTACCGCGCCGCCGCGGATCCCGTACACAAGGCACCGCCGCCGCCGGCCGTCGGTGTGGATTACGAACCGGTGGGTGAGACCGAGGTGCACGTGCGCGGCATGCTGCGCGAGGACGCCCTGGAGATCGTGAGCCGCTTCATCGACCGCGCGGTCCTCTCCGGCCTGCGCGAGGTCAAGGTGGTGCACGGCCGCGGCGAGGGAATCCTCTCACGCGCGGTGCGCGAAGAGCTCCGCCGCGACCCGCGCGTGGCGTCGTTCCGGTTTGGCGATCCGATGGAAGGGGGAAACGGCGTCACCTTCGTGACGCTGCGCTAGCCATGGCCATCCCCCAGAACATCATCGACCAGGTGCGCGACCGCTCCGACATCGTCGAGATCGTCGGGCAATACGTGGACCTCAAACGCGCCGGCACGGGCTACAAGGGCCTGTGCCCGTTCCACCAGGAGCGGACCCCGTCCTTCAACGTCAATCCGGAGCGGCAGGGCTATCACTGCTTCGGGTGTGGCCGGGGCGGGAACGTCTTCCAGTTCCTGATGGAGATGGACGGCGTCACCTTTCCCGAGGCGGTGCGCGAGCTCGCCGAGCGCGCGGGCATCGAGGTGGAAACGAAGCCGGCGGAGGACGAGCGTTCGGAGAACGACGCGCTCTACAAGGCCAACACGTTTGCGGCGCGCTATTATCACCGCATGCTGGTCAATTCGCCCTCCGCGGAGAAGGCGCGTGCTTACCTGCTGGGCCGCGACATACCGCGTGAGGCCTGGACGCGTTTCGGCCTCGGGTTTGCACCTGCCAGTGGCGACGCGCTGGTGCAGGAGGCGCGCCGGCAGCGGATCCCGCCCGAGACACTCCTGAAGCTCCGTCTCATCGCGGCGCGCGAGGGACGGACGGGTCACTACGACTACTTTCGCGACCGGGTGGTGTTTCCCATCATCCAGCCCGGGGCGCGGGTGGTGGGCTTCGGGGCCAGAACGCTGGGCGACGGGGAGCCCAAGTACCTCAATTCGGCGGAGAGCGCGATCTTTCTCAAGCGGCGGACCTTCTACGGCCTGGACCGGGCCCGCGACCCCATCCGAAGCCACCGCTTCGCGGTCATCGTGGAGGGCTACACGGACCTGATCCGGCTGCACCTGGTGGGAATCGACAATACCATCGCCACCTGCGGGACGGCGCTCACCCGCGACCACGCGGAGAAGGTCCGGCGGCTCACGCGCCGGGTGGTGCTGATGCCCGACGGCGACGACGCCGGGGCCATGGCGGCGATGATCTCGGGGGCGCTCCTGATGGCGGAAGGGGTGGAAGTGGGTATCGCCCGCCTGGACGCCGGCCTGGACCCGGATTCTGCCGGTAAGGCGATGAGCACGAAGGAATTAGAAGAACTGGTGGGGAGTCCGTTGGAATATTTCCAGTACCTTGACTATACTATCCAACATCAGCAACCGTCGGCGCGCGAACGCGAAGAAATCATTAGACGTATCGTCTCCGCGATCGCCCAGTCAGACGACCCGCTCCGGGGGGATGTATTGGTGGGTGAGTTGGCGCGCGTCGTCGGGGTGGAGGCTTCGGCCCTGCGCAGGCTGCTGCGGCCCTCGGGACGGCCGGCTCCCGAGACTCAGCGGACGGGATCGACGGGAAGCCGGACAGGTTCAACGCGGTGGGCGCTCGAACGGGTGGTGATGCGGCTGGTCATGGAAGGCACTCCGACAGCGCTCGACGCCCTGGACGCACTCGATGTCGAAGATTTCTCAGACGAAGATAACCGCAAGTTCTATA
This window encodes:
- the hrcA gene encoding heat-inducible transcriptional repressor HrcA; amino-acid sequence: MLIEKDREILRTIIEVYVSEGDPVSSRRVRDAGRFAMSTATIRNRMAVLEREGLIAKAHVSSGRIPTDEGYRLHVDELQAERTLAAGEALPAVREELRAEGDNISALMLHTSQMLGAMSRNVALVYGAVVQECRVGGVRLFQLNGGRLLVVVRLVPDYERTVALRLGREPSPETVSAVEGLLNRLVGGMSLDGARAALGELVRDNVTDEGIVVREITSRREEIFSGPPAVEMCFEARGRMLDQPELSDPRTLHLLLRILHNRDYLTSILASRPLDRTQVTIGVEHGDESLRPFSLVTAGYRMGAARGVVGLMGPTRMRYDHAISLVGSVSRELRAIGEEFFQ
- a CDS encoding nucleotide exchange factor GrpE, with the protein product MDEKERQNQTQIDAASDDDEDREPPVYDLDVEPDDDGDDAFAPDDTDDEAEARSGAGGDAGAARASRRVSRKEILDRFQEKNEVIARLTRDKNRLEKEAADLAEQARDHKDRWLRTAAEFENYRKRSAREWELLKQQSKSEVILEVLNSLDDFERAFAVVAGAEESEFVQGIRLIYNNLLSGLQKLGVTELEALHQPFDPNVHMAVGQIQTDEAPSGHVAEVLEKGYSLNGVLIRPARVIVAK
- the dnaJ gene encoding molecular chaperone DnaJ; amino-acid sequence: MSKRDYYEVLGVQRGASKDEIKKAYRKLAFQYHPDKNPGNKEAEDKFKEATEAYEVLSDEERRRIYDQVGHAGMGRGAGAGSPFGGGFGGGFEGFDLSDALRAFMREFGGFEGGFGGAAGGGATRSRKGRDLQVRVHLSLEEIAKGVEKQIRVTRLVDCETCHGSGAKDGSTPATCQTCSGTGQIKQVQRTILGQFINVVECSACDGEGTIIRDRCHDCNGTGTVRGSETVKVKIPPGVVSGNYITVRGHGDAAGRGGRNGDLYVVIEEEEDGRFVRHDNDVLIDIPLTYTQLTLGTKLEVPTLEGKVLLRVPAGTPSHKILRLKGKGIPRLNGHGRGDQLVRVIAWVPNKVSKKEEEILKELEKALSDRAPRVD
- a CDS encoding 16S rRNA (uracil(1498)-N(3))-methyltransferase — its product is MSAHTFSFYLPGMTADDTRVSIAGDEHTHLKRVLRVRSGETIRVTNGRGLMVIATVDEVQDRATLARVTAVESDAPPGRRLALALPLLQRAHFDAAVAQCVEVGVTEFVPVHAERCHVRVWTPALAKRVARVAVSAMKQSGRDWLPPVRPALDVERLVATFDGYQSVVLADAGGEPLAPGAVRGHTLAIVGPEAGFSERETDRLLAGGARRVALSRQRLRAETAATVLVSLLSLPG
- a CDS encoding GatB/YqeY domain-containing protein, giving the protein MITQKLTEDMKVAMKAGDKLRLSVVRMLLSELKNERIAQGEDLDEASERKVLTGYAKKRREAMEAARAGGREEVAAREQQELDITMAYLPPQLSEADLRVVVRKHIETAGATGPQAFGVVMKSVMAEVGGQADGKVVSALVRELMG
- a CDS encoding CvpA family protein, giving the protein MSDVTVVNVVLLGMLAIGMITGAIKGFTRQVIELVGLVVSFFVAAVIASWLASQIAEFTSIPHTPSLVIAFIAVFVGGMVAFHFVAISAQRMMHMTLLGIIDRFAGAALGLVAAVLVTSVVTTVLLELPIPDDLRSGLEDSSVCAFVQPVAGWLFEAVFPQESGHIAAGIAMRAAASPV
- a CDS encoding Smr/MutS family protein — encoded protein: MTVQSPPFDHAARVLGLHDVFALVASACVNAGARAAVTGLRATNDADAIRTSLGEIDEYRRMREDAGDIAIPDTSYRGAVAEIAGGARGSGEALRRIGEGERAIAQLRRAVAAAGESFPALAAIAAGATPNETLVAEIDRALDAEGEVRDDATPALKAIRRDIRAARNSLRERAERMLGEIGTEAHATVMGTRHVLVVPRGRVKRGSGLVHGASQTGGSLYFEPMALLDLNNELETRLADEHEEIDRILRALSDRVRQAAPAITANADVVERLDALRAKAAFAARFGCITPDISGGDTPRLHLVRARHPLLTLALNRAGSLASQVPLDLTLEGGQRLMVITGPNAGGKTVALKTVGLLVLMLQCGLPVPCAHGSELPLFERVLVDIGDEQSLESSLSTFTSHLSHLTRMTRLANPRVLCLVDEIGDGTDPDEGAAIAIATLERLLASRAAVIATTHYGRIKTFALETAGVANASMAFAEETAQPLFRLLQGIAGRSRGIDTARRTGFDAELVGRAEAILGGDAFRLESALARLEKSYAAMEREREALETERRELEKLTASAQEKEQAFSLTRKEASRKAAREAEEMLAQTRREIEDIVRQLRERAADKATIRESRQRVERLMGDVRARARDSEPAADALASVAVGDRVSLSPGGKPAGVVVEVVRKSAVVDIGGKRIRARIGKIYRAAADPVHKAPPPPAVGVDYEPVGETEVHVRGMLREDALEIVSRFIDRAVLSGLREVKVVHGRGEGILSRAVREELRRDPRVASFRFGDPMEGGNGVTFVTLR
- the dnaG gene encoding DNA primase — translated: MAIPQNIIDQVRDRSDIVEIVGQYVDLKRAGTGYKGLCPFHQERTPSFNVNPERQGYHCFGCGRGGNVFQFLMEMDGVTFPEAVRELAERAGIEVETKPAEDERSENDALYKANTFAARYYHRMLVNSPSAEKARAYLLGRDIPREAWTRFGLGFAPASGDALVQEARRQRIPPETLLKLRLIAAREGRTGHYDYFRDRVVFPIIQPGARVVGFGARTLGDGEPKYLNSAESAIFLKRRTFYGLDRARDPIRSHRFAVIVEGYTDLIRLHLVGIDNTIATCGTALTRDHAEKVRRLTRRVVLMPDGDDAGAMAAMISGALLMAEGVEVGIARLDAGLDPDSAGKAMSTKELEELVGSPLEYFQYLDYTIQHQQPSAREREEIIRRIVSAIAQSDDPLRGDVLVGELARVVGVEASALRRLLRPSGRPAPETQRTGSTGSRTGSTRWALERVVMRLVMEGTPTALDALDALDVEDFSDEDNRKFYKLLDSAREAHIDLRGRDFQRLAAESGLEDFATEISLVAVPPGNVETLQRDHIKDLKRRRIEDELDQLRESLLNLPAESDETISVTELIRRLEQAKREL